A window of the Polaribacter sp. HaHaR_3_91 genome harbors these coding sequences:
- the rplK gene encoding 50S ribosomal protein L11 → MAKEVSKVVKLQVKGGSANPSPPVGPALGAAGVNIMEFCKQFNARTQDKQGKVLPVVITVFKDKSFDFLVKTPPAAVQLLEAAKIKKGSGEPNRKKVASVTWDQIQIIAEDKMVDLNAFEISSAMRMIAGTARSMGLTVKGNAPA, encoded by the coding sequence ATGGCAAAAGAAGTTAGTAAAGTAGTTAAGTTACAAGTAAAGGGAGGCTCAGCGAATCCATCGCCGCCGGTTGGACCTGCTTTAGGAGCTGCTGGTGTTAACATTATGGAGTTCTGTAAACAGTTTAATGCAAGAACGCAAGACAAACAAGGTAAAGTTTTACCTGTTGTTATTACTGTTTTCAAAGATAAATCATTCGATTTTCTTGTTAAAACTCCTCCTGCAGCAGTTCAGTTACTAGAAGCAGCCAAAATTAAAAAAGGTTCAGGAGAACCAAACAGAAAGAAAGTAGCATCAGTTACTTGGGATCAAATTCAAATTATTGCAGAAGACAAAATGGTAGATTTAAATGCCTTTGAAATTTCTTCAGCAATGCGAATGATTGCAGGTACGGCTCGTTCTATGGGATTAACAGTAAAAGGTAATGCACCAGCATAA
- a CDS encoding PspC domain-containing protein, with protein sequence MIDSIRHFFERNGFHVSSRLADRIGMRALNVRLFFIYVTFFTVGLSFGFYLTLAFLLKLKDTVYTKRSSVFDL encoded by the coding sequence ATGATAGATAGTATTCGACATTTTTTTGAAAGAAATGGATTTCATGTTTCGTCAAGATTAGCAGATAGAATAGGGATGAGAGCCTTAAATGTGCGCTTATTTTTTATTTATGTCACTTTTTTTACGGTAGGTTTGTCTTTTGGTTTTTACTTAACATTAGCATTTTTATTAAAGTTAAAAGATACGGTGTACACTAAAAGAAGTTCTGTCTTTGATCTATAA
- a CDS encoding tyrosine-type recombinase/integrase, translating into MIDPFLEYLSFEKKYSLHTITAYKNDLTSFRDFLETEYGQESLLEVHYPQIRSWIVFLVDTQISNRTINRKVSSLKSFYKFLQKTKQVELNPLSKHKALKTEKRVQVPFTSKEINEVINQIEKEVDVTFTSIRNKLIVELFYSTGIRRAELINIKERDVSLLDKTIKVLGKRNKERFVPLLDTVIQTLKQYLKLKQEFTIGLEELFITEKGNKIYETLVYRIINTYFSQVSSKQKKSPHILRHSFATHLLNEGADINSVKELLGHSSLASTQVYTQNSLAVIKKVYNQAHPKSHKTQ; encoded by the coding sequence TTGATTGATCCTTTTTTAGAATATTTGTCTTTTGAGAAAAAATACTCTTTACATACTATTACTGCTTATAAAAACGATTTAACCTCATTTAGAGATTTTTTAGAGACGGAGTATGGTCAAGAAAGTTTGTTAGAAGTGCATTATCCACAAATTAGAAGTTGGATTGTTTTTTTAGTAGATACTCAAATATCAAATAGAACCATTAATAGAAAGGTAAGTTCTTTAAAGTCTTTTTATAAATTTTTACAAAAAACCAAACAGGTAGAACTAAATCCGCTTTCTAAGCATAAAGCCTTAAAAACAGAAAAAAGAGTTCAGGTGCCTTTTACATCAAAAGAAATTAATGAGGTTATCAATCAAATAGAAAAAGAGGTCGATGTTACTTTTACATCCATTAGAAACAAATTAATTGTTGAATTGTTTTATTCCACAGGTATTAGAAGAGCAGAGTTAATTAATATAAAAGAAAGAGACGTTAGTTTATTAGATAAAACTATAAAAGTATTGGGGAAAAGAAATAAAGAACGCTTTGTGCCTTTATTAGATACTGTTATTCAAACGTTAAAACAATATTTAAAACTTAAACAAGAATTTACAATTGGTTTAGAGGAGCTTTTTATTACCGAAAAAGGAAATAAAATTTATGAAACTCTTGTTTACAGAATTATTAATACCTACTTTAGTCAAGTCTCTTCAAAGCAGAAAAAAAGCCCTCACATATTAAGGCATTCTTTTGCAACACATCTTTTAAATGAAGGGGCAGATATAAATTCAGTTAAAGAGTTGTTAGGGCATTCATCTTTAGCTTCAACACAAGTCTATACGCAAAATAGTCTTGCTGTTATTAAAAAAGTATATAATCAGGCTCACCCTAAGAGTCATAAAACACAATAA
- the tuf gene encoding elongation factor Tu, whose protein sequence is MAKGTFDRSKPHLNIGTIGHVDHGKTTLTAAITKVLADAGFSEARSFDQIDNAPEEKERGITINTSHVEYQTANRHYAHVDCPGHADYVKNMVTGAAQMDGAILVVAATDGPMPQTREHILLGRQVGIPRMVVFMNKVDMVDDEELIELVDMEVRELLSFYEYDGDNGPVIAGSALGALNGEQKWVDTVLELMEAVDAWIEEPLREVDKDFLMPVEDVFSITGRGTVATGRIETGIANTGDVVDIIGMGAEKMTSTITGIEMFRQILDRGEAGDNAGILLRGIAKEDIKRGMVICKPGSVTPHAKFKAEVYVLKKEEGGRHTPFHNNYRPQFYVRTTDVTGTINLPEGVEMVMPGDNLTITVDLIQPIALNVGLRFAIREGGRTVGAGQVTELLD, encoded by the coding sequence ATGGCAAAAGGAACTTTTGACCGTTCGAAACCACACTTAAACATTGGTACTATCGGACACGTAGATCACGGTAAAACAACTTTAACTGCGGCTATTACTAAAGTATTAGCTGATGCAGGATTTTCTGAAGCTAGGTCTTTTGATCAGATTGATAATGCACCAGAAGAAAAAGAAAGAGGTATTACAATTAATACTTCTCACGTAGAGTATCAAACTGCTAATCGTCACTATGCGCACGTTGACTGTCCTGGTCACGCGGATTATGTGAAGAACATGGTTACAGGTGCTGCTCAAATGGACGGTGCTATTTTAGTTGTTGCTGCTACAGATGGGCCAATGCCTCAAACTAGAGAGCATATCTTATTAGGTCGTCAGGTTGGTATTCCTCGTATGGTTGTATTCATGAATAAAGTGGATATGGTTGATGATGAAGAATTAATCGAATTAGTAGATATGGAAGTAAGAGAATTACTTTCTTTCTATGAGTATGATGGTGATAACGGACCGGTAATTGCTGGATCTGCATTAGGTGCACTTAATGGTGAGCAAAAATGGGTTGATACTGTTTTAGAATTAATGGAAGCAGTTGATGCTTGGATTGAGGAGCCTTTAAGAGAAGTTGATAAAGATTTCTTAATGCCAGTTGAGGATGTATTCTCTATTACTGGACGTGGTACTGTTGCAACTGGTCGTATTGAGACTGGTATTGCTAATACAGGTGATGTTGTAGATATTATTGGTATGGGAGCTGAAAAAATGACTTCTACTATTACTGGTATTGAAATGTTCCGTCAAATCTTAGATAGAGGTGAGGCAGGAGATAATGCAGGTATCTTATTAAGAGGTATTGCAAAAGAAGACATAAAAAGAGGAATGGTAATCTGTAAGCCAGGTTCTGTAACTCCACATGCTAAGTTTAAAGCAGAAGTTTATGTTCTTAAGAAAGAAGAAGGTGGTCGTCACACTCCATTCCATAACAACTATCGTCCACAGTTCTATGTAAGAACTACAGATGTAACAGGTACTATTAATTTACCTGAAGGAGTTGAAATGGTTATGCCAGGAGATAACTTAACAATTACAGTAGATTTAATTCAACCAATCGCATTAAATGTTGGTTTACGTTTTGCAATCCGTGAGGGTGGTAGAACAGTTGGAGCAGGTCAGGTTACTGAATTATTAGACTAA
- the rplA gene encoding 50S ribosomal protein L1, translating to MAKLTKKQKEAHAKLDSSKSYDLAAASALVKDITNVKFDASVDLAIRLGVDPRKANQMVRGVVTLPHGTGKDVKVLALVTPDKEAEATAAGADYVGLDEYLQKIKGGWTDVDVIITMPSVMGKLGPLGRILGPRGLMPNPKTGTVTMDVAKAVTDVKAGKIDFKVDKTGIVHAAIGKVSFDAKKIEENANELIQTIIKLKPTTAKGTYVKSVFMSSTMSPSIAVEVKAV from the coding sequence ATGGCAAAATTAACAAAAAAGCAAAAAGAAGCTCACGCAAAGTTAGATAGCTCTAAATCTTATGATTTAGCAGCGGCTTCAGCGCTAGTCAAAGACATTACTAATGTAAAGTTTGATGCATCAGTAGATTTAGCAATACGTTTAGGAGTAGATCCTCGTAAAGCTAATCAAATGGTTCGTGGTGTAGTAACATTACCTCACGGAACAGGAAAAGATGTAAAAGTTTTAGCATTAGTAACTCCAGATAAAGAAGCCGAAGCTACAGCAGCAGGTGCAGATTATGTTGGATTAGATGAATACCTTCAGAAAATTAAAGGAGGTTGGACAGATGTAGACGTAATTATTACCATGCCAAGTGTAATGGGGAAATTAGGTCCTTTAGGAAGAATTTTAGGTCCTAGAGGTTTAATGCCAAACCCAAAGACTGGTACAGTAACAATGGATGTTGCAAAAGCTGTTACAGATGTAAAAGCTGGTAAAATCGATTTTAAAGTTGATAAAACTGGTATCGTTCATGCTGCAATTGGAAAAGTATCTTTTGATGCGAAGAAAATTGAGGAAAATGCAAACGAATTAATACAAACTATTATTAAATTGAAACCAACAACTGCAAAAGGAACGTATGTAAAAAGCGTTTTTATGTCTAGTACTATGAGTCCTAGTATTGCTGTTGAGGTGAAAGCTGTTTAA
- a CDS encoding helix-hairpin-helix domain-containing protein gives MKILKSHFWYHKSQRNGIFFLILLILIIQSVIVFGNFSSDDKIDLNSKQVLAFHQQIDSIRTIEIENRKPKIYPFNPNYITDSKGEQLGMSIEEIDRLLAFRKTNKFVNSKSEFQRVTQISDSLLHKIAPYFKFPNWVVKQNSSPSSSGRKQIYYKKNEKIVSTTDINKATAQDFRTVSGVGAAFSERIINYRTKLQGFSIEDQLKEVWGLDVEVANKVLSKFKIVDKPIINKINVNTASFKALLKNPYIDYSLCKKIFEYRDEVAELQNISELKNIIDFPLDKYDRIVLYLMAE, from the coding sequence ATGAAAATATTAAAATCCCATTTCTGGTATCACAAAAGCCAAAGAAATGGGATTTTCTTTTTAATACTACTTATCCTTATCATACAATCTGTAATTGTCTTTGGTAATTTTTCTTCGGATGACAAAATAGACCTTAATTCTAAACAGGTTTTAGCATTTCATCAACAAATAGATAGTATACGAACGATTGAAATAGAAAATAGAAAGCCTAAAATTTATCCATTTAATCCTAATTATATTACAGACAGTAAAGGGGAACAATTAGGGATGTCTATAGAGGAGATAGATCGGTTATTGGCTTTTAGAAAAACAAATAAATTTGTCAACTCAAAAAGTGAGTTTCAAAGAGTAACCCAAATTTCTGATTCTTTACTACATAAAATTGCACCGTATTTTAAGTTTCCAAATTGGGTTGTCAAACAAAATTCTAGCCCATCATCTTCAGGCAGAAAGCAAATTTATTATAAAAAGAATGAAAAAATTGTATCTACTACAGATATCAATAAAGCAACTGCCCAAGATTTTAGAACGGTAAGTGGAGTCGGAGCCGCTTTTTCCGAACGAATTATAAACTATCGAACAAAGCTACAAGGCTTTTCTATTGAAGATCAACTAAAGGAAGTTTGGGGATTAGATGTAGAAGTTGCAAATAAAGTATTATCAAAATTTAAAATAGTTGATAAACCAATTATCAATAAAATAAATGTAAATACAGCTTCATTTAAAGCACTTTTAAAGAATCCTTATATTGATTATTCGTTGTGTAAAAAGATTTTTGAATACAGAGATGAAGTAGCCGAACTTCAAAATATTTCTGAATTAAAAAACATCATAGATTTTCCGTTAGATAAATATGATAGAATAGTCTTATATTTGATGGCTGAATAA
- a CDS encoding acyl-CoA dehydrogenase family protein: MSSMYFTEEHEAFRASFKEFLKKEVIPHIDKWEKEGSIERFIWKKFGEMGYFGLNTPEEFGGLNLDLFYTVIFLEELQKVNSGGFAAAMWAHEYLAMTHLTKEGNDFIKNKYLTPSIEGDMIGCMCITEPFGGSDVAGMRSTAIKQGDTYILNGSKTFITNGVYSDYLIVAAKTDPSDRYKGISIFVVDRASKGLTATKLDKLGWKASDTGEIAFDNVEIPAENLLGEEGKGFPYIMQHFALERLVMGVNAHARAEFALEYALNYMQERIAFGKSLDKFQVLRHKIAEMASRVDMCKEYNYSITKRLDDGQYVVKEASMSKLLSTKMADEVIYDALQMLGGYGYMEDYPMARLLRDSRLGPIGGGTSEILKEIIAKIVIDKKEYKPAT; encoded by the coding sequence ATGAGCAGTATGTATTTTACTGAAGAGCACGAAGCTTTCCGTGCAAGTTTTAAAGAGTTTTTGAAAAAAGAAGTAATTCCTCATATAGATAAATGGGAAAAAGAAGGTAGTATAGAACGTTTTATTTGGAAGAAATTTGGAGAAATGGGCTATTTCGGTTTAAACACTCCAGAAGAGTTCGGAGGCTTAAATTTAGATTTATTTTATACAGTTATCTTTTTAGAAGAATTGCAGAAAGTTAATTCAGGTGGTTTTGCTGCTGCAATGTGGGCGCACGAATATTTAGCCATGACGCACTTAACTAAAGAAGGTAATGATTTTATAAAAAATAAATATTTAACACCAAGTATAGAGGGAGATATGATTGGTTGCATGTGTATCACTGAACCATTTGGTGGGTCTGATGTTGCAGGTATGCGTTCTACAGCAATTAAGCAAGGAGATACCTATATTTTAAACGGTTCAAAAACTTTTATTACAAATGGCGTTTATTCAGATTATTTAATTGTAGCAGCAAAAACAGATCCTTCAGATAGATATAAAGGAATTAGCATCTTTGTGGTAGATAGAGCCTCAAAAGGACTTACAGCTACAAAGTTAGATAAGTTAGGTTGGAAAGCATCAGATACCGGAGAAATAGCATTTGATAATGTAGAAATTCCTGCAGAAAATTTATTAGGAGAAGAAGGAAAAGGATTCCCTTATATTATGCAACATTTTGCCTTAGAAAGATTGGTAATGGGTGTAAATGCACATGCTAGAGCAGAATTTGCGCTAGAATATGCTTTAAATTATATGCAAGAACGAATTGCTTTTGGTAAATCTTTAGATAAATTTCAAGTATTAAGGCATAAAATAGCAGAAATGGCAAGTAGAGTAGATATGTGTAAAGAATACAACTACTCAATTACAAAACGTCTCGACGATGGTCAATATGTAGTAAAGGAGGCAAGTATGTCTAAATTACTCTCTACAAAAATGGCAGATGAAGTTATTTACGACGCTTTGCAAATGTTAGGCGGTTATGGTTATATGGAAGATTACCCGATGGCGCGTTTATTAAGAGATAGTAGATTAGGACCCATAGGAGGTGGGACTTCAGAAATCTTAAAAGAGATTATCGCAAAGATTGTAATTGATAAGAAAGAATATAAACCAGCAACATAA
- a CDS encoding NAD(P)-dependent oxidoreductase, with translation MIKVVITGSNGLLGQSLLGLLLKEKEAYQVFGFSRGDNRSGRNDFSYVSIDITEEENLKKVLLDIQPDFIINTAAMTQVDDCENQKAACDLLNITVVKWLSEISAELNAHLIHISTDFIFDGIKGNYKETDIANPLSYYGSSKLKSEALLLESSINYTILRTILVYGKVFDMSRSNIVLWVREMLEKGKEITIVDDQFRTPTYVEDLALACKISMDKKATGIFNISSNELLSVYEIAQQIAVTFNLDKNLIKPISTSTLNQTAPRPAKTGFDLSKTNKILEFYPKSFKEDLQRFKEILI, from the coding sequence ATGATTAAAGTTGTGATTACGGGAAGTAACGGGTTGTTAGGTCAATCTTTATTAGGTTTATTGCTTAAAGAAAAAGAAGCTTACCAAGTTTTTGGATTTTCAAGAGGAGATAATAGAAGTGGGAGAAATGATTTTTCTTATGTTTCTATTGATATTACTGAAGAAGAAAATCTTAAAAAAGTATTATTAGATATTCAGCCAGATTTTATTATCAATACGGCAGCAATGACACAAGTTGATGACTGTGAAAACCAGAAGGCAGCATGTGATTTGTTAAATATAACGGTTGTAAAATGGTTGTCAGAAATATCAGCAGAACTAAATGCTCATTTAATTCATATTTCTACGGATTTTATTTTTGATGGAATAAAAGGAAATTATAAAGAGACGGATATTGCAAATCCATTAAGTTATTATGGATCTTCGAAATTAAAATCTGAAGCACTTTTATTAGAGTCAAGCATAAATTACACGATATTAAGAACTATTTTAGTTTACGGAAAAGTGTTTGATATGAGCCGAAGTAATATTGTACTATGGGTTAGAGAGATGTTAGAGAAAGGAAAAGAAATTACTATTGTAGACGATCAATTTAGAACACCAACCTATGTAGAGGACTTAGCCTTAGCTTGTAAGATCTCTATGGATAAAAAAGCAACAGGTATTTTTAATATATCATCAAATGAATTATTAAGTGTTTATGAAATTGCGCAACAAATAGCAGTTACTTTTAATTTAGATAAAAACTTAATTAAACCAATATCAACATCCACTTTAAATCAGACGGCACCAAGACCTGCAAAAACAGGTTTTGATTTATCTAAAACCAATAAAATACTAGAATTTTATCCAAAGTCATTTAAAGAAGATTTACAAAGATTTAAAGAAATCTTAATATAA
- the secE gene encoding preprotein translocase subunit SecE produces the protein MNFIQYIKDSFDELSNHMTWVTKEEAQKTTVTVAVFTIVFALAVAGIDYVFQTGLDNFFGMFKSN, from the coding sequence ATGAACTTTATACAATACATCAAAGATTCTTTTGACGAATTAAGCAATCACATGACGTGGGTAACTAAAGAAGAAGCTCAAAAAACTACAGTAACTGTTGCTGTTTTTACGATTGTATTTGCTTTAGCTGTAGCTGGTATAGATTATGTTTTTCAAACAGGATTAGATAACTTTTTTGGAATGTTTAAATCTAACTAA
- the raiA gene encoding ribosome-associated translation inhibitor RaiA, translating into MKVFTQSVNFNADKELIAYVDEKVLSLTKFHDKIVDAEVFLKVINTSDKENKVTEVKINIPGSELIIKREAKTFEEGVNAAVDNLKRQLKRSKEKLRDSVNS; encoded by the coding sequence ATGAAAGTATTCACGCAATCAGTTAATTTTAATGCAGATAAAGAACTTATAGCATATGTAGATGAAAAGGTTTTATCATTAACTAAATTTCACGATAAGATAGTTGACGCAGAAGTTTTTTTAAAAGTGATTAATACGAGCGATAAAGAAAATAAAGTTACAGAAGTTAAGATAAATATACCAGGAAGTGAGTTAATCATAAAAAGAGAGGCAAAAACCTTTGAAGAGGGCGTTAATGCTGCGGTTGATAATTTAAAAAGACAGTTAAAAAGGTCTAAAGAAAAGCTTCGAGACTCTGTTAATTCATAA
- a CDS encoding sodium:alanine symporter family protein, whose protein sequence is MKKRILSMFLLAIPMLTFAQEKGLDQQIDKAFGDATGWFVNLIFYQIPFTDTIRIYWVLFPLILGALYFTFYFNFINFRGFFTSINIVRGKYDDLEERENHKVEISKSTFTDEEDNPDTIRVEGHEGEVSHFQALTAALSATVGLGNIAGVAIAVSIGGAGATFWMIVAGFLGMASKFVECTLGVKYRDIESDGTVYGGPMYYLTKGLKNKTLGKILAGLFAVFVIGGSFGGGNMFQVNQAFQLVQNITGGSESFLAGKGWLFGLVMAILVGIVIIGGIKKIAKVTDKIVPFMVAIYVAAALFVIFANYTMIGDAFLQIFNGAFSPEGIAGGAVGVLVQGFRRAAFSNEAGIGSASIAHSAVKTKYAASEGMVALLEPFIDTVVVCTMTALVLIITGNVAAENASLNDAQAILLTSGAFESAISWFPYVLTVAVVLFAFSSMISWSYYGFQGWVFLFGRSKKMEYTYKIIFCIFVVIGAAASLGSVIGFSDAMVFAMMVPNMIGLIILAPKVKEELNKYMAAIKSRTKA, encoded by the coding sequence ATGAAGAAACGAATTCTGTCAATGTTTTTATTGGCAATCCCCATGTTAACATTTGCACAAGAAAAAGGACTAGATCAACAAATCGATAAAGCTTTCGGAGATGCAACAGGTTGGTTTGTGAACCTTATTTTCTACCAAATTCCATTTACAGATACAATTAGAATATACTGGGTGTTGTTTCCACTTATTTTAGGAGCACTTTATTTTACGTTTTACTTCAATTTTATAAATTTTAGAGGTTTTTTTACATCAATAAATATTGTTAGAGGTAAGTATGACGATTTAGAAGAAAGAGAAAATCATAAAGTAGAAATATCTAAATCTACATTTACAGATGAAGAAGATAATCCAGATACTATAAGAGTAGAGGGACATGAAGGTGAGGTTTCTCACTTTCAAGCTTTAACGGCAGCATTGTCTGCAACCGTTGGTTTAGGAAATATTGCAGGTGTAGCAATTGCTGTTTCCATTGGTGGTGCAGGTGCTACTTTTTGGATGATTGTTGCTGGGTTTCTAGGAATGGCTTCTAAATTTGTAGAGTGTACATTAGGTGTTAAATATAGAGATATTGAATCGGACGGAACCGTTTATGGTGGTCCGATGTATTATTTAACAAAAGGATTAAAAAATAAAACTTTAGGTAAAATATTAGCAGGTTTATTTGCTGTATTTGTTATTGGAGGTTCTTTTGGAGGAGGAAACATGTTTCAAGTAAATCAAGCTTTTCAATTAGTACAAAACATAACAGGAGGGTCAGAGTCATTTTTAGCCGGTAAAGGTTGGTTATTTGGTCTTGTAATGGCAATCTTAGTAGGTATTGTAATTATTGGAGGAATCAAAAAAATAGCAAAAGTAACAGATAAAATTGTTCCTTTTATGGTAGCAATTTATGTTGCAGCAGCGTTGTTTGTAATCTTTGCAAACTATACTATGATTGGCGATGCATTTTTACAAATATTTAATGGTGCATTTAGTCCAGAAGGTATTGCTGGTGGAGCAGTAGGGGTATTGGTACAAGGATTTAGAAGAGCAGCTTTTTCAAATGAAGCAGGTATTGGTTCTGCATCTATTGCGCATTCTGCTGTAAAAACTAAATATGCAGCAAGTGAAGGTATGGTTGCTTTATTAGAGCCATTTATAGATACTGTTGTAGTTTGTACAATGACAGCATTGGTATTAATTATCACAGGTAATGTTGCGGCAGAAAATGCCTCTTTAAATGATGCACAAGCAATATTATTAACATCAGGTGCATTCGAATCTGCAATTTCTTGGTTTCCGTATGTGTTAACGGTTGCAGTTGTTTTATTTGCATTTAGTTCTATGATCTCTTGGTCTTACTATGGTTTTCAAGGTTGGGTGTTTTTATTCGGAAGGTCTAAGAAAATGGAATATACATATAAAATAATTTTCTGTATATTCGTAGTAATCGGAGCGGCAGCAAGTTTAGGTTCTGTAATTGGTTTCTCTGATGCAATGGTTTTTGCAATGATGGTTCCAAACATGATTGGTTTAATAATTCTTGCACCTAAAGTAAAAGAAGAACTAAATAAATATATGGCTGCTATAAAGTCTAGGACAAAAGCGTAA
- the nusG gene encoding transcription termination/antitermination protein NusG: protein MAADSVMKWYVVRAIGGQENKVKAYIETEISRVGLSDYVSQVIVPTEKVIQIRNGKKVNRERVYFPGYIMVEANLSGEVPHVIKGITGVIGFLGEVKGGEPVPMRKSEVNRMLGKVDELSIQDENIAIPFNIGETVKVVDGPFNGFDGTIEKVNEEKRKLEVMVKIFGRKTPLELSYMQVEKI, encoded by the coding sequence ATGGCAGCTGATTCAGTAATGAAGTGGTATGTTGTTAGAGCCATTGGAGGACAAGAAAATAAAGTAAAAGCTTACATAGAAACAGAAATTTCTAGAGTAGGATTATCAGATTATGTTAGTCAGGTAATTGTACCAACTGAAAAAGTTATTCAGATTAGAAATGGGAAAAAAGTAAACAGAGAAAGAGTATACTTTCCTGGTTATATTATGGTTGAAGCTAATCTATCTGGAGAAGTTCCTCACGTAATTAAAGGTATAACAGGTGTTATTGGGTTTTTAGGAGAAGTTAAAGGTGGTGAGCCTGTTCCTATGCGTAAATCTGAAGTTAACAGAATGTTAGGTAAAGTTGATGAACTATCAATCCAAGATGAAAATATTGCAATTCCTTTTAATATCGGTGAAACTGTAAAAGTTGTAGATGGTCCTTTTAATGGATTTGACGGAACTATTGAGAAAGTGAATGAAGAAAAGCGTAAGCTTGAGGTAATGGTGAAAATATTCGGAAGAAAAACACCATTAGAATTAAGTTATATGCAAGTAGAAAAAATATAA
- the rpsU gene encoding 30S ribosomal protein S21, which produces MLIIPIKEGENIDRALKRYKRKFDRTKTMKNLRARKNFTKPSVANRAQRIKASYVQRLRTQEEVG; this is translated from the coding sequence ATGTTAATTATACCAATTAAAGAAGGAGAGAATATCGATAGAGCTTTAAAGCGTTACAAGAGAAAATTCGATCGTACAAAAACGATGAAAAACTTACGTGCTAGAAAGAACTTCACAAAACCTTCTGTAGCAAACAGAGCTCAAAGAATTAAAGCTTCTTACGTTCAGAGATTAAGAACACAAGAAGAAGTAGGTTAG
- a CDS encoding TrkA family potassium uptake protein has protein sequence MKIAVLESKINKTLFLVIAILSLGTIGYMVLSNYSFIDALYMTVITVTTVGFGELRPFSPEEKVFTIFLILTSITIFGYAVSAFSEYLVSGRLFEHFKHRKVEKKIASLKGHTIVCGYGRNGKQAILKLKNYNKDFVVIEKSKERIEILDAAGVLNISGDATLDETLLRAGIEKASYLITALPSDANNLFVVLTVSQLNKECKVISRASNESSFSKLKIAGASNVIMPDKLGGDHMASLVTTPDVIEFVDRLTIEGETTANLEEIAVDDLPEKYINKTLLDLDLRKKTGCTVIGFIGPNKEYIINPEADCLLIKGSHLIVLGRPNQIIKLRALF, from the coding sequence ATGAAGATAGCTGTATTAGAATCTAAAATTAATAAAACTTTATTTTTAGTTATTGCTATATTATCTTTAGGCACAATAGGGTATATGGTGCTTTCTAATTACTCTTTTATAGATGCATTGTATATGACGGTTATTACCGTTACTACTGTCGGTTTTGGTGAGTTGAGACCATTTTCTCCGGAAGAAAAAGTTTTTACAATATTTTTAATTTTAACTAGTATTACTATTTTTGGATATGCTGTTTCAGCTTTTTCAGAATATTTAGTAAGTGGTAGATTATTTGAACATTTTAAGCATAGAAAAGTGGAAAAAAAAATAGCAAGTTTAAAAGGGCATACCATTGTTTGTGGATATGGAAGAAATGGAAAACAAGCAATTTTAAAGTTAAAAAATTATAATAAAGACTTTGTTGTTATTGAAAAAAGTAAAGAAAGAATAGAAATATTAGATGCAGCTGGGGTTTTAAATATAAGCGGAGATGCAACTTTAGATGAAACCTTATTGAGAGCAGGTATAGAAAAAGCGTCCTATTTAATTACTGCTTTACCCTCGGATGCTAATAATTTGTTTGTAGTTTTAACGGTGAGTCAATTAAATAAAGAGTGCAAAGTAATAAGTAGGGCATCTAATGAGTCTTCTTTTAGTAAACTAAAAATTGCAGGAGCAAGCAATGTAATTATGCCAGATAAATTAGGAGGAGATCATATGGCTTCATTGGTAACTACACCAGATGTTATTGAGTTTGTAGACCGTTTAACTATAGAAGGAGAGACTACAGCTAACTTAGAAGAAATAGCTGTAGACGATTTGCCAGAAAAATATATCAATAAAACGCTCTTAGATTTAGATTTAAGAAAAAAAACAGGATGTACGGTTATCGGTTTTATAGGTCCTAATAAAGAATACATTATAAATCCGGAAGCAGACTGTCTACTTATTAAAGGATCTCATTTAATTGTCTTGGGGAGACCAAATCAAATAATTAAATTAAGAGCGTTGTTTTAG